TGCACGTTTGGTGGAACCTGCCAGAGAATTGGCCTGTTATTTTCTGTGTAGAAGATTTTAAGCTGCTGTTCCTTTTTTCAGAGTGATTAACGGACCATTCTGGTAATGATTAGAAAGCTTGCCCCTGCTTGCTCTAGACTGCTAAATCCCTTCTTAAATATGGTGGATGTTCACTGTTTTCAGGCCATCCAGATCAATTAATCAATCCCAGATTGGCAATCACCTCTGCTTACTTATTCCCTTATCTCACATTATTTGCTTCAAAGAAATGCACGGTAGCATATGCAGGTAGTTTTGTGTCCACAGCCTCGTTGAGTGCAGAATGTAGAGAAGGTCTATTATTCCagggttctttctatttttttaaattatttttcccttatgccCCTTAGGCTCCCGTCCCCCCGCCCGcactctcccccccacccccctcccccaccccccatctacTAGCTTCAACTTCTGCTATTCCCATCAGGTCTCTAAACTTGCTGGATTTCTTCAGTGCACGGTGTGGAACGGGTGACCTGTTGCATCTGCGCATCAGAAGAGAACGCACTACTGGAATGAACAGGCGGGGAGGGCGGCAGTTGGACCGGTTGGGGCGCAGGCGCCACGCGGGAAGGGAGCCCGAGGGCGGCGCGGCGTCCCGGGCCTACCCTGCCGCAAGCCCTGCGGCAGGCTGGACGGGATCCTGGCCTCGCGCTCCGCTGGAGACCGCCCGGCTCCTCCCCACCGCTCGGCCACGCCCAGGATCGCCCAGCCGCCTGGCCCGCGAGCCCGGCCGCTCCTGCGGGGACCAACAGGATGCAGGCAAAGCCGGCAGCCTTGGAGGCCTAGGCCTAGGCCCAGGAccaggcctccaggagctctgggCTGCAGCGACTTGGGCAGTGCTTGTGCTGAGAGCGACGAGGCGGACAGTGGAGTGTCCTCAGCTATCGTGTGTGCGGAGGATGACCCAGGAAGGGTGGAGAACAGGCACACAACTGCCTGGATCCACCCATGCAAGAGCCCTGGGCTTGTACatccagaagagaaggcagagccgACGAGGCCACGCTCGCTGTGCACATGCTCTCTCCGGGCTGGAGGTAGTGCCTGcactgcctgcactgcctgcACTGCCCTTGAAGGGTCCTCCTGGGCACTCACACCCAGTTGGGAGGGCCCGCGACCACACCCTGCTCATCTTGAGACTCCCAGAGCTTCTGCTCACACAGGACGAGGGGTTcggagggctgggcctggccaccTCCCTTGCCGCAGTTGTTGCTGTGCGTTGGCCCATGTGGACATCCTGGAAAATTCCGAGACTCTTTTTCGGCCTGCCTCACCTTCTGCCAGCAGGAACTCTGAGGAGAGCTGGGTCATGAAGGCGTGTAGCAACATACCACATTCCCCAGTACCTGTCCACTGCTGTTCTTGCCAGCACATGAGCCAGGTTTAGGATTTATGGGTCCTTTCCAATGATGCGCTTTCCAAGATCTTGTTtcagctctatttctttcttctttcccttcgcaCCCCCATTTTATCCCCTGGGGAGAATCCATCagctctcctctgtccccaccccgacACGACTCTGAGGCCCAGAATGCCCAGTCTGTAGGAACCCCATGGTGCTGGTCCTGAGGATCTGCGTTTCCTACAAGATCTTCAGATAAGTGTGATGCTGATAAAGCGGGAGACTTTGCATTTACAAGTCCACTTGTGAGAGCCAGCCCCGCCGGTTTCCCACGAGCTCCACTGCCCTGCGTGGTCTACATGGGAGACTTAGCAAGAAGATGGAGCTAAACGGCAAGAATTTCTGCAGCAAAGCCTGCCTGGTCTGGCCTAACACGTTTCAGTTTCCCAAGTTTCATCACTAGCTGTGACCAGACTCTGCTCTGCCCAGGCAAAAGAAGACCTATCCAATGAACTCAACATAGACTCTCCATGGCTGACCTCTGGGTAAGCAATAAACTAAGCAGAGGCAACTTACCAACAAATGCCTGCTTGGAGCGTTACTCGCTTAaacaagtgggggtggggggcgccgaACCAAACCCCCAAGGACACAAAGggagcctcctcctctgggcaacCTCCTTGGTCCCAGCTTTCTCATCTCCTACCGCTCAAGAGCCTGCAAACTAAGATCTTTGGAAGAAAGATCCCCAGGAATACTTGCGGGTCACCTAGTGAAGATTTCCCCCACTGCTGGGTGAGGCATAGGTCAGAGAGGTCCTCTtgggctgcctgggcctctgcGCCGGACACTCAACACACAGAGTTGCAGACCCCCTAAAGATTTCCCGCCATGGGCATGACCCTGGTGACTTGGAGCCCCTGAGCCCTGAGAACTCCCAACAGTCAaagaccacccccaccccgcttcctCCTCATCAGGGTCTCGGGATTATTCTGGGCATTGTGTTCTTTTTGGCAGCTTTTCCGTTAAAGGACCCCTAAGGGCACTGTTGGTTTGCGCTTGGCACTCTGAGAATCCGCCACCTCGGAGGTGGGCAAGCAGCGGTGTCAACTATCACCTTAAGACTGGCAGAGGCCACAGgacactgggaaggagagaggtgaaagGTTAGGAAAGCCTGGTTGTGCAGGCGACCAGGGACAGACTGGCGCTAACTTGAAAAGCTGGCCCGAGGTGAAGCGCATGCCACTTGTGAGTCCTGGGCCCGTTTCCGCTTTCAAAGGAGAACGTCTTTTGCCCCGTGCTTTTCCCACTGGGTTGGACGTGCCTTTTGACTTAAGAGACGAAGGAGCCTCCAAAACCTCTTGGGGTGCCTGATGGGTCAAGGAGGACTTGCCTCAGCCCAGTCTGTTCTTCCTGCAGGTAGAGGACCAATCACCTTAGTGTCCCAGGTCGTCAGCTGGCCTTAGGACTCGGATAATCGGTCTTTGAAGGCATCCCAGCCGAGGAGTACTTCCTGGGTTCATCTTCTCACAGCTGGTTGCTTGACTCCCAGTTTTACGACTCGAGTGAGAAATGGGACCACGAGAGGCGTGAGAAGTACGGAGACATGAGCCCTGACCTCTTGGCATTGGCTCCTGCTTCTTGAGGAGGGAAAAGGTAAAGAAGGCCGCATCTCCTGTGTCCTGTGACATGTGTGCCGTGCATTCTCGCGAAGACGCTCTCAGGTAAGGAGTTGGTGGgaaatgctttgctttctcttaaacTCTGTCCTTGAGGCCTTTGCTGATGGAGGGCATCGAACCGACATtccactggaggagggagggagggagggagggaggcagggaggagcagaggaaggggcaaaTTAGTATGTAGGAAATGAGCCCGTTTtggtaaaacaagaacaaagatctGAGTATACTGGAAAACCTATATACACGTGCATAAAGGAGTAGAAgcgtatgtttgtatgtgtatgattGCTTAAGCAAGGATGATGAAGGAGTCTACTTATTAGACTGTTAGAATTATCTGGACACACTTCTGCAACTGTGACAATGAGTGAGAACACGCAGAAGGGacagtgtttaaagaaatagcataatgaaatgtatttccattCTATAGTTATGTATCAGTGTATATAAGGTATACTATAATTCAAAGCCATGAAGAGTAAACATGAGTCAAAATAAGAAGAACCAAAAAGACAGGGTTAGCTGTATCTGCTGACTGACAGGAATCCATCATAGATTGTCCAGTGAAACATGGCGCAGAACAATGTGGGCCAAGTGTgacgtcatttttaaaaaagcgaaGAAACAGACAGACCTCCCCGTGTACCTGggactgtatatgtgtgtctgtcttagtccatttgggctgctataacaaaataccacagctgaGGCTGGCTGATAAACAATAGGAgttgatttctcacagtcctggaggttggaagtccaagatcagggtaccagcatggacAGGCGAGGGCCCTATCGGGCTCACACtcttgcatcctcacatggtggaaggggctggggaactCTGCGGGGTCTCTTCTATAAGAGCACTAGTCCCAGTCATGGGGGCACCACCCTCAGgacccagtcacctcccaaacGCCCCATCTCCTAACTCCATCACATTGGGGCTTAGGATCCCAACAGTGaatgctgaggggacagaaacattaagaatctggcagtctctgagcagagagagatgtAGGGAAGGATACACGTGTGTCTTTTAACACTGGACAACTTGGGAGAGGAGTGCAATTTACATAGGAGAGGATGATTCTGATTATACTTTCGATTTACAATACTTTGCAGTTAGACAGATCATAATCAGAATATAAGACCTCTCTAAGTTAGAACATCAcagatatgcatttttaaattttgcattgtgaAAAGATAGGCATGAGCCCATCTTTAACGTCAGACACAAAGAGTCCGACCACTGAATGAAGACACACCCTCAGCTGTACAGGGGTCAGACCCAGCAGAGCTCTTGCTTGCCATTTGGAGACCATGCCTTCTTCTGGACTCTACACCTAGAAATGACCAAAgtattctgtgaggattaaagcatCCACCCTCAAACGTGTGCTgagtatacatgtatactggCGAGGAAGAAGGCTGGACACCATGTGCAATTCATTAAGTGACACGCAGACACTGCAAGATTCTTGTTCTCTGCTATGTGCTCCCGCCTTACTCCTCTAACCGTTCTAATGGAAAACTCACCCAGGTGCATTCGAGGCCATTTTCCAAGACTACCCTTAGACGTCGTTAACGGGGATTTCGCAACTTataggaaggaaaagattttggaCAAAAGATCTCTTGGACAGTGGAAAgtcccagccagcctctgcctcccactgggATTGCCAGACCATTTCCACTCTCGCATCTCTGAGAATCACAGAGATGCGGGgtgggtgagccgaggagtcgaaagagagatttcttggactctcaaggtctggcagtagtgctccttgattgagagaatagtatggaagagCACGGggtcagggcccatgggcagtcagagctgctgctgccggcatggggacaggacccaatgggcagtcagagctgctgctgccggcatggggacaggacccatgggcagtcagagctgctgcgtgg
This is a stretch of genomic DNA from Equus caballus isolate H_3958 breed thoroughbred chromosome 1, TB-T2T, whole genome shotgun sequence. It encodes these proteins:
- the LOC138917147 gene encoding uncharacterized protein, producing MSSFSVKAENRCPCLSALIPHLRGHSLLRVRRLADVLALSMQSSRKPPSLRSSRSTGEAHLKICLLELDRKQRGGKHRLALRSLNLLDFFSARCGTGDLLHLRIRRERTTGMNRRGGRQLDRLGRRRHAGREPEGGAASRAYPAASPAAGWTGSWPRAPLETARLLPTARPRPGSPSRLAREPGRSCGDQQDAGKAGSLGGLGLGPGPGLQELWAAATWAVLVLRATRRTVECPQLSCVRRMTQEGWRTGTQLPGSTHARALGLYIQKRRQSRRGHARCAHALSGLEVVPALPALPALPLKGPPGHSHPVGRARDHTLLILRLPELLLTQDEGFGGLGLATSLAAVVAVRWPMWTSWKIPRLFFGLPHLLPAGTLRRAGS